From the genome of Dermochelys coriacea isolate rDerCor1 chromosome 1, rDerCor1.pri.v4, whole genome shotgun sequence:
GTCACAAATGTAAGAAAGGTAAACATGTTTCAGTACAAAATAGTGtaagaaacttttgaaaaaaaaaagtcacacgaAATCAAGGTGAGGGAAAGTTTAACAAACAGCAGCATTTTCTTCACATTTTCTACCATTTGTGCAAATGCAGCATTAAGAAAACACCTTTATTTACAAAACAGAGGCAAGGAGACAGAAGTTAAAGCTCCACTTCCTTTCTTTTGTGACCTTTGCATCCTTCCAGATTCAGCAGTGTTCCATTGccataaaaaaaaaggttttggttAATCACAGAATAGATCTGAGTGTTAAGCTCATGCATTAGTGCCAACATGCAACTCATGCTAGGGTGGTCAGCTTGTCAATTAAATCATCAACAGTGTACACAAGTAGTTTCATGTCATCCTTCTCACTCATTCGGTGCTGACCAACTTTGCGGAGGATCACATCCACATCTGTGCTGACAACATGATCTGCAATTTGCATGGATACCTGCCATGGGACATCTTCATCCTTCATGCCATGGATAAGTTTTATAGGGCAGGTTATAGGAATAGGATTGCTCAACAGACAGTGGTTTTCTGCTTCTTTAATGAACTCATATGACAAACAATAAAACCCCTCCTCATTGTGTCTTGTTGGTAGTTTCCATTCACCCTTTTCTTCTATTTCTTTTTGGAcctgtttagaaaagaaaaggcaaaagaatATTTCAGACAAGTGTGATTCACTATTAAACAAGGCAAGCAGACCTCTTAACTCTGTTTTTAGCATATTactaagagcaaaaaaaaaaaaacaaaaacaaaaaaaaaaaaccccaagctcTTACAAACTTATCCTTACCAGTTGAGGtcagaaggagaaaaaggggTGTATTTGACCCATTCCTGTAAGCCCCCTGACATCTGCAGGAGGGAAACACCCACAGTGAGCCTCAGAAGCTGATCTGTACCCCCCTCCCACAAACTTCAGCTATTCAAGGCTCACACAGCAGGCCTCTCAGCCATGACCCAGCCAAAAGACTCAGCAACTCCCTACAACCGGTTTTAGTCCTTGTGAAGTCAACCAAGGCTCTGAAGAGTTCACTAACTGTCAATGAGCGAAAGACTCATGGGAAATAGGGGTTTTTCCCCCACTCACTGGCCTCCAAAGGCTTGCCATGAGCTCTCTCCTCTATCTCACCTCAGGAGGTTCACAGAAAGGGAGAGGTGGAAATACTACCTgatctgctttcccccatccGAAGACCCCTGCACCCTCCAATCTCAACTGACTTCCCCCAAGTTTccagaggctcagggcttcatTCCTTTGGAACTCCCAAAGAAGTCACCAAGGAAGGGGACCCAATGAAGACAGGGGGcaaccagtggggggggggggagactaaTTGAGACCTTTCTTCCTTCCTGGGGAAATTCTTTGAGCATGCAGGAGTTAAGGCTCACAAAGACACATACATTTAAGAAGCCCATCAAAACcaaaccctcccaccccaaagctTTTTGGTGGAcatttcctccctccacccttgAGATCAGGTTATATTATAAGGTATTGCCAGCAAGAACCAAAAAGCCATTACGCTGGAGTTCTGCACTCAGGTGAACACTTCAATAATTACTGTGTCAAATTTGGAGCCCAAATCCACCTGGTTTCAAATTATGCAGAAAAATCCTACTTCAACCTCAGATCTAACCTACCAAATTTAGGTCAGGTTCAATTGAAAGTTCATTTGCAACCTTAAGAGTAGTTGtcacaactgcacctgtattcccacCCTGTGGTCCAGCAAGGACACCCATTTCAATAGTGTCTTTTAGTCTCCCAGACCCTCAGCTGTTACCTCTTCTGTTGAGAGACCTGTTCTCTCTTGctcctgaccagggtatttccaggctgcacagctccctgcctatattgtgaattccccagcaaaacAGACTACTTAAACAGGCCtgtgtctgtgctttgctttttcagaggctataaacagtgtaattgccacagttaCAAGTTTTTTCCTAAGCATGCTTGTTTACTCTTAAGATGAAAGCATTATAGAAaacctattaaaaaaataaaacctacaggcagactaataagcttaccagagatcacctccAACTCCAAGGAGGGCTCTGGTAAGCTATCAGTCCTTGAAACCCCACCACAGGGTATGTGATTTCAAGTTCAGACAAGCTTTTACTCTGAACAAGCACCCACAGGCACACATACTTGCTTTCACTTGTGTCTTCAGAGACCATGAATAGGTAATCAGTCAGATAACGGGTCTCCCCTGAGGGCATAGTTTCAAAAAGGCTGGGATAGGAACCTGCATTCACCTCCCTCCAGGTACTTCCTAGCAAACCCATTTAACTTGGTTTGTCCTAAGTGTTCCTTTTTGTCTGGCATACCGTTTgaaatagtcctttgaagcttATTACACTTCTCCAGGGTTTACACTGGCCCCATATCCTTCCCCAAGAGATGTCGtgtacaatcccacaataatacatcaaCTTTGCATTCATGACACAAAGGATTCCAAAGCTATTTCAACTTAACACAGTAAGATcttccaaagatattgcaggaaactgcCTCATCTGTCACAGTAGTGTTGTTATATGAAGTTACTTTCTAGACTTTGACATAGAATAGCTACACTTACCTCACTTTTTCCCTCTCCAACTCTTTGCTCAATCATCCTGCCTGTCATTCAGACCCATATCCCAGAAGTCATTTGACTCAGACTTCTCCCTAGGTCCTCAGTCAGGCTCTCCCTTTACATCTTCTTTCTGCAcaacatctttaaaaaacaaccttcTTATCTATCCACGAAGCTAAGACTTATCCAAGCCCTAATCATCTCACATCTCAATTACTACAACTTTCTTCCCTTTGGCCTTGACAAATACCATTTTTCCCCATTCATATCCACTCAGAATACTTCTTCGAATATCATTTTCTTAGTCTGCTACTTTGACCATATCACCACTCTTTTCCCatgccccccccatctcccagttCCCTTCTCTCTATCATATCAAATACGAGCTATGCGTCTTCACTGCTTATCCtcaccctacctatcatctctcattcactattgaaATGTCAATTCCTGCCTCTGATCAGTCCATGTTACCAGCCTCAATGggccacttgttaaattttcaaaccagCATCTTTTTGCTTTCTCCTTTGCTGCTCCTCCTATATGGTAGGTGCTCCTGGTAAAAAGCGCAGAGCTACCTACCTCTTATTCCCCTTCATAACCCTCCTCAGAActctttgccatgatgcctacaaaatccGGACAACAGTTAGGTTGCTGGTGTGATAAGACCACTGCCTattatgctgaccaatactgtcaaTACTTCCATCCATCCGATGTCTCTTTCTTATACTTAGATTTTAAGTTACTTGGGGCAGGaattatctttttgttttgtgtttgtactggGCCTAACACAATGAGTTCCTAGTCCACAATTAAGGCTCCTATATACGGTGGTTGTAACAAGTCTTCATTTTAACTAATTCTGACAATTTTACTCAGAAATTTCGCTATTTTGCAGGCTGTTAACTTATCAACTCTTACAGTCCATTTAACCATAAGATAcgaaatgaaaaattttcataaaggatttcacaccagtaagttttcaaaatttccaaaaaaagaacatttaaagcCATTAGCATTTACCTCAAGGGGAAGATGTTTAAAAGCTGTTACAAGATAGTCTGCAGCTACAGCTACTCCGACTAAAGCAGCCACCTTTTCTGGACGAGCTATTGCTGCATGAAGCATAAGCCATCCACCTAAGCTGGATCCCACTAGAATCTTAAAAtaagattttgaaaaaacaaaacacacaaaatgatttttttttttaaatctaaaatttattattttttttttaaaccaaaatattttccgTTTTGTTTAGCTACTTAACCCTGGGGCATAATCCTGCTGCCCTTACCCAGCAGAACTGCTGTCATttccagtgggaattttgctCAAGTAAGCATCACAAGATCTGGCATTTAACTACTGTTTTTTGTTCGGTGGGGCAAGTTATTGATTTTTCAGATTGACCCACTGTAAACAAAACGAGAACTGAAATGTAGTTGAGCGTCAAGtactttactttttatttttccagctGTGGAAATGCTTTAACATTTGATGTTTCTTTCTTCTCATTAAGAGAAGTCAGACAAACAACACACAAAACAAGTTTTAAACACATTACAATAGTTCTAATATTCACTCTGAGCTACATTAGAAGTAATTACTTAGTAGAACTCCCTCATTAATTTAAACTGAGCTGTATGTACTATTTGAAAGCGTCCATTGCCATGGTATCTATGCATTGGACAGCTTAACACTGACTTCTGGACTTTATTCTACTTTGAACTAAAATGGTTTCTCCTCAAATTGTTTCATTACCTAACCtactttattttacatttagtGTTGTTCTACAATGTTATGTCCATTGCTATTAGCTTGTTGATCAGCACCTCCATCCCTGCATAAGGTACTTCATGACTTGTTGTTTTAGATGGAACAAAAACATACTCAAACCGAAAATGAGTATAAAggtaattcttttcttttttttttttatagaagatCATTCACAAGGACTGTTAAACTGTATTTCTGGCTATGTAATGCTTTAACTTGGGAGAACAGTTTAtgctatatttaataaaataaaatataacctgTGGTCCATCTGTGAGTTCATCCAGTACAGACAAAACATCCTTCCTCCACTTTCCAACCGTACACTCTTGAAGATTACCATCCGAACTTCCACATCCTGTATAATCAAATCTGCAAGTTAACagtcaaaataaaaatttaatattACTTACAAAACAAGCTGCATCAGACAGTACCTACACAGAACAGAACAATACTCTTGACTATTAATCAGAATTAAACAATTGCAATAAAGACAAGATACCTCATAATCATGGAGGTTTGCAGAAATTTCAGTTAAGGGAGAAAGTTACTCTCAGATGTCAAATCATATACATAGGGATTTGTGAGCACGAGACAACTAGGAGATGCAGTGCACCCATGCACTAACTAGCTCATTAAATCTGCAAATCCAAATTTAATTCAGACATATGGACAGGACTGTCCTTGAAGAACAAGCCAAAGATGTAcatgattttttcatttttagattTTTGAGGCAAGAGTCTCCTTCATATACTATACATGGTTCATAAATGTGTTGTCAAGTACTGAGACTGTACATCCTTATTACATTCTGTACCTTCTTAAACAATGTTTCATCTGTACTATGCAACTCATTTCACTAGTATACTCCTCTAAACCCACTCAAGATACTTGACCAATAGACACTAATCAGTACTCTTAAGATTTAGCAGTTAGTCATCACAAATAGCATTCTATACGAGAGCTAAAATGAGAGTTCTGTTCTAAGGCCCAAATCCCGGGGCTCCAAACAGGAGTCCACCAACACAGTGCCCCTTGCAGGATGGAGTTTAAGCATGCAGTAACTATTTAATTTATAGGTATTAGCCATAATATAAGTGAAGATTTCCAATTTcacagatttttcatttttattctgatACTCTTACTATTTCATGAAGCATATCACTCAGGTTAGAACAGAGAATTACAATTTCAATGAGTCATGCAAGCGTGCTGAAAAATTCATTTTACTAATTTAAATAACCAATAAATAAGGAGCATAGAAAAGATGAACATATCTCCGAAACAGATTGGCGGCGACACCATCACAAGAAGCAGACGTTATCTCTTATACTGCATGCTTTCAACCAAAATCTAATAGGCTGAAGTGGGGGGAAGAATTTTCAGCATCTTAGATGTATTTTCACAGAATTCCTCATTCCTGGCTGCCATACTATAATACATGCTTAGTTTCTCTAACCAATCTTCTTGACTGTACCTTACAAAGGCATGACCGAGAGATTTGCAGAAGTCCTCGAGTGCAACTGCTTTCTGCCCATTCATATTTGAATTAAGGCCTGGGAGGAAGACAACACCTGGGTTCTTGCCTTTTATCTTATTATAAGCTAGATTTGGACGATCAGGTCGACTAAGGAAACTGATTGATGACTTCTGTCTgcaagctttaaaaaacaaagaaaatcatcaTCACCCCAAGTACTTAAGTATTTCTGATAAGATACCAGAAAACATTAGAAATCatcttgaaacaaaatattttagtttaagtAAAATACTCAATCGCAACACAGTTTGGCAATTATGTTCAATACTATCTATTAGGACAATTTCAAATCTTCTGGGACCACATAGCTATGTGGATGAAAAAAGCAAGAT
Proteins encoded in this window:
- the ABHD10 gene encoding palmitoyl-protein thioesterase ABHD10, mitochondrial isoform X2; the protein is MAAAGGRVWALWLRLRLRGPTWGRAAARCAGAGVGRASLLLRSPACRQKSSISFLSRPDRPNLAYNKIKGKNPGVVFLPGLNSNMNGQKAVALEDFCKSLGHAFVRFDYTGCGSSDGNLQECTVGKWRKDVLSVLDELTDGPQVQKEIEEKGEWKLPTRHNEEGFYCLSYEFIKEAENHCLLSNPIPITCPIKLIHGMKDEDVPWQVSMQIADHVVSTDVDVILRKVGQHRMSEKDDMKLLVYTVDDLIDKLTTLA
- the ABHD10 gene encoding palmitoyl-protein thioesterase ABHD10, mitochondrial isoform X1; translation: MAAAGGRVWALWLRLRLRGPTWGRAAARCAGAGVGRASLLLRSPACRQKSSISFLSRPDRPNLAYNKIKGKNPGVVFLPGLNSNMNGQKAVALEDFCKSLGHAFVRFDYTGCGSSDGNLQECTVGKWRKDVLSVLDELTDGPQILVGSSLGGWLMLHAAIARPEKVAALVGVAVAADYLVTAFKHLPLEVQKEIEEKGEWKLPTRHNEEGFYCLSYEFIKEAENHCLLSNPIPITCPIKLIHGMKDEDVPWQVSMQIADHVVSTDVDVILRKVGQHRMSEKDDMKLLVYTVDDLIDKLTTLA
- the ABHD10 gene encoding palmitoyl-protein thioesterase ABHD10, mitochondrial isoform X3; the protein is MAAAGGRVWALWLRLRLRGPTWGRAAARCAGAGVGRASLLLRSPACRQKSSISFLSRPDRPNLAYNKIKGKNPGVVFLPGLNSNMNGQKAVALEDFCKSLGHAFVRFDYTGCGSSDGNLQECTVGKWRKDVLSVLDELTDGPQILVGSSLGGWLMLHAAIARPEKVAALVGVAVAADYLVTAFKHLPLEMSGGLQEWVKYTPFSPSDLNWSKKK